Below is a genomic region from Caulobacter rhizosphaerae.
ATCCGCCCCGAGCCGATGCCCTATCTGGTGGTGGTCATCGACGAGGTCGCCGACCTGATGATGGTGGCCGGCAAGGACATCGAGGGCGCCGTCCAGCGCCTGGCCCAGATGGCCCGCGCCGCCGGCATCCACCTGATCATGGCCACCCAGCGCCCGTCGGTCGACGTCATCACCGGCACCATCAAGGCCAACTTCCCGACCCGGATCAGCTTCCAGGTCACCAGCAAGATCGACGCGCGCACGATCCTGGGCGAGCAGGGGGCCGAACAGCTGCTGGGCCAGGGCGACATGCTGTACATGGCCGGCGGCGGCCGCATCACCCGCCTGCACGGCCCGTTCGTCAGCGACGGCGAGGTCGAGGCGGTGGCCAAGTTCCTGCGCGACCAGGGCATCCCCAACTACCTGGAGGAGGTCACGGCCGGCGGCGACGAGGAGCAGGAAGAGGCCATCGAGGGCGCCTTCGCCGGCGAGGGCGGGGCCAACGACCTCTACGACCACGCCGTGGCCGTGGTCACCCGCGACCGCAAGGCCTCGACCAGCTACATCCAGCGCCGCCTGCAGATCGGCTACAACCGCGCCGCCTCGCTGATGGAGCGGATGGAGAAGGAGGGCGTGGTCGGCGCCGCCAACCACGCCGGCAAGCGCGAGATCCTGGCCCCGCCGCCCCCGCCGATGTAGGGGCGTTTGCGGGCCCGCCCTCGTCCTTCGACAAGCTCAGGATGAGGGCTACTGAGCGGCCGCATTCGAATTCCTCATCCTGAGCCTGTCGAAGGACGAGGAATTGGCTCCACGGGAAGACCTGAAACCTGGGCCGTTTGTCGGCGTTCTCCTCGCTCCCAACCTCCCGAACCTGAACGGCGCTTCATCGGAGCGCCGGAAAATGGTCCCGCGGCGGCCTTTCGCTCGTCGCATGGGCAGGGCAAAGGTTGGACATACCGTGACGGGCGTTCCGTTCGCAAAGCCGCGCACACCTTTGCGGAACGCCCTCGAGGAGATCGCATGAACACCACGACCCCGACCCGCCGCCTGATCCTCGCCGCCGCCGGCTTCGGCCTGGCCGCCGCCCTGTCGGGCCAGGCCTTGGCCGCGTCACGGCCCGCCGCCGCGCCGCTGACGCCCGAGGAGCAGGCCCTGGTCGACAAGGCCACGGCCTATATCCAGACCCTGAGCTCGGCCAAGGGGCGCTTTGTCCAGACCGACTCGCGCGGCGCCCAGACCCAGGGGACCTTCTACCTGCAGCGCCCCGGCAAGGCCCGTTTCGCCTATGACGGCCCGGGCGGCCTGCTGGTGGTCAGCAACGGCAGCGCCGTCAACATCTTCAACAGCCGGCTGAAGACCTTCGAGAGCTATCCGCTCAGCCGCACGCCGCTGAACCTGCTGCTGGCCCGCGAGGTGCGGCTCGACCGCGGCGTGGTCATCACCGGCGTGCGCAAGCTGGCCGACGGCTTCACGATCACCGCCGTCGACGCCAAGCGCCAGACCCTGGGCCGCATCGCCCTGAACTTCAGCAACGCCCCGGCCCTGACTGGCTGGACCGTCACTGACGTCAAGGGCGGGGAGACCCGCGTGCGGCTGGTCGACTTCGAGAACACCGCCGGCCTGGACCCGAAATTGTTCGTCCTTACCGATCCGCGCCGCCGGGTCGGCAAGCCGTAGTTGCATAAAGCCCTGCCGACGCAGCCGAAATGCGACAATTTCACAACATGCAAGATGTTAACGCGATTGTTCTTGACTTAGATTCTCGCCGTGGCAGATTTAACACGCATGGCGAGGAGCGCCCGACCCGCTCTTCGCAACCGTGCCGGACCTATCCCCTCCCGGCGGCGGCATGAGAGACCCGACTTTCGCCCAGGCGCTCAGCGCCTGGGCGTTTTTCGTTGTGGACCGGCGGTCGCAGGCCCTAGAGGAACGGCATGCGCCTTCGTATCGCCACCTGGAACGTCAATTCCGTCCGCCTGCGCGCCGAGCAGGCCGCCCGCTTCGTCGACGAGCAGGCGCCCGACGTCCTGTGCCTGCAGGAGATCAAGTGCCAGGAGGGCGAGTTCCCCCGCGAGGCCTTCGTCGCCATGGGCCTGCCGCACATCAAGATCATGGGCCAGAAGGGCTGGCACGGGGTGGCCATCGCCTCGCGCCTGCCGTTCGAGGACGTGCCCACGCTCATGAACTGCCGCGAGGGCCATGCCCGCTGCGTCGCGGTCAAGGTGGCCGGCGTCGACATCCAGAACTTCTACATCCCAGCGGGCGGCGACACGCCCGACCGCATCGGCAACCCGAAGTTCGACCACAAGCTCGACTTCTATGAGACCCTCACCGCCGCTTTGAAGAAGCGTGATCCCAAGGCGCCGCTGATCGTCACCGGCGACCTGAACATCGCGCCCGGCGAAAACGACGTCTGGAGTCACCGCCAGATGCTGAAGGTTGTCAGCCACACGCCGGCCGAGCTCGAAGCCTTCGACGCGATGATCAAGTCGCTGGACCTGCTGGACCTGCCTCGCCTGGCCACGCCGGAACCCGAAAAGCTGTTCAGTTGGTGGAGCTACCGGGCCGCCGACTTCCGCAAGTCCAACCGCGGCCTGCGCCTGGACCACATCCTGGCCAGCCCCGGCCTGCGCGACGCGGCGATCGTCGACGGCAAGGTCTCGTCCAAGGTCCACGACACGGTGCGCGAATGGGAACGGCCAAGCGACCACGCGCCGGTGACGGCGGATTTGTTGGTCTAGTCTGGTCGTCGTCCGCGGGGCCGCAGCGCGTCGACTTCAGCTTTCGACACCGAGCGGACTTCAGATCCCTCTCCCTACGGAAGGGGGAGGTAACGACTTTCACCCTTGCGAGACCTTCGAAAGGCTTGCTTGGCCCAAGCCCGCTTCCGCCCCGGATGGGGCGGCGGTTGGCGGTCGCGGCCGGGGACGCGCTCTCACGGCAGGGGGGCGGCCGGGTTGCAGGGCGCTGGCCGTGAGTGCGTGTCCCCAAAGTCGTCCGCCGAGCTTTGTGTCGAAGCCCCCGTGGCCCCGTGGATGACGGTGGGGACACGCACTCACCCCACGGTCGCGGATCGATCGGCGAGGCCTTGCCATGAGTGCGCGTCCCCGCTCATCTCGCGGCAAGCCACTGATATCCCGAGCCTAAATCTTTATGCCCCTCACCCTCCCAAACCACCCTTATCCTGTACCCACCTCGTCGCAGGGAAAGGGCGCATGGCCAGCGACCGATGCGGCGGCGGGGGGCGATCGAGCGGGAAGCTCCGTCGGCGGTCCTTCGGGACCAAACCTCGCGTCTCTGGAGCCGGTCGGGCCTGGAACACAAAAACGACGTGGCGCGAGGGCTGATTGAGCAACAGGCGGGCGGTGACGCGCTCGCGGTCCGGGACTGGGGTTCGTTGACCTGGCCCGCCCGCCGGAGGCTTCAAGGCGGCGAAGCCCGAACAGGGTTCAGCGCCGCGGGCTTCCGGATAACGACCGCGCGGAGCGATCGGGCTTCGTCGAAAACGGTATTCATTTTCAAACTCCGGACGATGTCCGGCGCTCCGCGTCCCTTTCCATCAGCTCAGCGGTGATCCGCGTGAGGACGAGAGATCGTGCCCGCTAATACTTGCCCCCACCTGACCGCTTCGCGGTCTGTCCGCCCCCACGGGCGGAGCGCTCTTCCCCCTCTGCGGGAAGACGACCGCGAAGCGGTCCGTAGGGGGCAAGTGATGGAGCCGCAAACGCGACCAACCTCAGCCTTCCGCGACCACCACGCCCACGCCGAACTGGATCCAGACGGCCTTGTCCTTGAGGTTCTTGCGCACGAACGCCGCGTGGATCTGGCGCTCTTCCTCGGTCGAGCGCGGGGCCAGCGGCCGGGGCCGGGCGCCGTACGATCCGGCGCGGGCGGCCGAGACGGCGGTGGCGGCGACCACCTGGGTCAACTCCAGCGCCCGCTCCTTGCCGCCCTGCAGTTCGAGATAGACCTCGGCCAGCAGGTGGGCGTCGATCAGGGCTCCGTGCTTGTCCCGGCTGTCGAGGCTGATCTTGAAGCGTTTGCACAGCGCGTCGAGCGAGTTGTACATGCCCGGGAAGCGCTTCTTGGCCATGGCCAGGGTGTCGACCCAGCGGCTCTCGGGCACCGGCGCGCGGCCGCACTTCTCCAGCTCGAAATTGACGAACTGCCGGTCGAACGCGGCGTTGTGGGCGATCACCGGACTGTCGCCGACGAAGTCCAGGAAGCGGTCGGCGATCTCGTGGAACTTCGGCTTACCGGTCAGGAAGGCCGACGACAGGCCGTGCACCTTCTCGGCCTCGGCCGGCATGTCGCGCAGGGGATCGCAATATTCGTGGAACGACCGCCCCGTGGGCATGAAGTCGACCACCTCGATGCAGCCGATTTCGACCAGGCGGTCGCCGGTCTTGGGGTCGAACCCGGTGGTTTCGGTATCGAGGATGATTTCCCGCGCCATGGGATTTTAATGGGCCGCTTCGCCGTCGTCTTCAAGCGAAGCCGGGGCCCGAAGGCGAGTCAGGATGTCGCGGACCTGGTCGCGGGCGGCCTCCAGGCCGCGGCCGGTGTCGATGACGAAATCGGCCCGGGCCCGCTTTTCGGCGTCGGGCGTCTGGCGGGCCAGGATGGCCTCGAACTTGGCGGGATCCATGCCTGGCCGCGCCAGCACCCGCTGGCGCTGCAGGTCGGCCGGGGCCGAGACCACCACCACCTTGTCGACCTTCGTCTCGCCGCCGGTCTCGTAGAGCAGGGGGATGTCGAGCACGACGATGTCGGCGCCCTGGGCGCGGGCGTCGTCGAAGAAACCGATGCGGTGGGCGCCGACCAGCGGGTGAACGATCGACTCCAGCACCGCCAGGGCTTCGGAATCGCCCATCACCGCCGCGCTGAGCCGGGCGCGGTCGATGGCCCCGTCGACCACCACGCCCGGAAAGGCCGCCTCGACCGGGGCGACCGCCGCCCCGCCGCTGGCGTAGAGCGCGTGCACCGCCGCGTCGGAGTCATAGACCGGCACGCCCTCGGCGATGAACATCTGGGCGGTCGTCGACTTGCCCATGCCGATCGAGCCGGTCAGGCCAACGACGATCATCGGGCCGCCTCGCCCAGCTGGGCCAGGGCCAGGGCCCGGACATCGACCCCGGCCGGCGGGGCGGAGCCGAAGAAGGCCTCGAAGCTGGGAACCGCCTGGCGCAGCAGCATCTCCAGCCCGTCCACGGTCCGGCGACCGGCCGCCTCGGCCCGCCGCAGGAACTCGGTGCGCAGCGGCTTGTACACCATGTCGACCACCACGGCGGTTTCCGGCGTCAACTCCAGGCGGGCGGCGGGACCGGGGCCGCCGCCCAGGCCCAGGGAGGTGGCGTTGATCACCAAGCCCGCCTGGGCCAGCAGGACGTCGAGCTCGTCGTCCGACGCCGCCTCGACCACGCCGCCAATCGAGCGGGCGATGGCCTCGGCCCGGGCGAAGGTGCGGTTGACGATACTGACGCGGGGCGCGCCGGCCAGGGCCAGGGCGGCGGCCGCGCCGCGCGCCGCGCCGCCGGCCCCGAGGACGACCACCGATGAGACGGTCAGGTCGAAGCCCGGCGCCTGGACGGCGATGGCGTCCAGCAGGCCCGGACCGTCGGTGTTGTCGGCGGTGATCGTCCCGTCGGCCTCGAACACCAGCAGGTTGGCGGCGCCGGCCAGCTTGGCCAGGTCGCTGCAGCGGTCGGCGCAGGCCAGGGCCTGTTCCTTGAACGGGATGGTGACGTTGAGACCGCGGATGGCGCCGCCGCGCAGGCCCTCGACGAAGGCTTCGAAATTGTCCTCCCCCGGGGCGAACGGCACGTACGCGGCGTTCAGCCCGGCCGCGGCGATCCAGGCGTTGTGGATCACCGGACTCATCGAATGGCGGATCGGCTGGCCGCAGACGCCGGCCACAACGGCCGCACCCGTCACGCTCATGACTCGAGGGCTCCATGCAGACGCAGGAAATCGAACAGGCCGACGACCGGCAGGCCCAGGATGGCGAAATAGTCGCCGTCGATGCGGTCGAACATCTGCACGCCCTCGCCCTCGAGGAAGTAGCAGCCGACCGAGGACAGGATGTCGGGGGCGTTACGCTCGAGGTAGCCATCCAGCCAGGCGTCGCTGAAGCTGCGGACCGACAGCTTCGTGGTCTCGACCACCCGCCAGATCGGCTGGCCGTCGCGGGCCACGACCACGGCCGAGTGCAGCTTGTGGACCTTGCCGCGCAGTTGGACCAGCCGTTCGCGGGCGGCCTCGATGGTGTCGACCTTGTCGTAAAGCACGCCATCCAGGTCCAGGGTCTGGTCCGAGCCGATCACCAGGCCGGGGCGCTTGGTCGAGACCTTGAACGCCTTCAGCTCGGCCAGGGCGTCGGCGACTTCCCGCGGCGAGGCGCCCTCGGCCAGCAGGCCGGCCTTGGCGGCGTCCTCGTCGACGCCGGAGCCGACGGCCTCGAAGGTGACGCCGGCGTTGCGCAGGATCGCCTGGCGGGCCGCGCTCTTGGACGCCAGGGTGACGGGCGGTCGCGATGAACCGGTCATCCCAGCACCTCGACCTGGCCGCGGCCGCCCGACAGCAGGTTGATGATCGCCGCCGCCGTCTCCTCGACCGACCGCCGGGTGACGTCGATGATCGGCCAGCCCTGGCGCTCGAACAGGCGACGGGCGGCGATGATCTCCTGCCGCACCGCGTCGGTGTCGATATAGTCGCTCTCGCGGTTTTCCTTCAGCGACAGCAGTCGGTTGCGGCGGATCTGGATCAGCCGCTCGGGCGAGGTCATCAGGCCGACGATCAGGGTGTTCTTCAGGGTGAACAGCTCGTCGGGCGGCGGGCGGCCGGGCACCAACGGAACATTGGCGGCCCGCACGCCACGGTGGGCCAGGTAGATGCAGGTCGGGGTCTTGGAGGTGCGCGACACCCCCACCAGGATGACGTCGGCCTGGGTCAGGTCCTGGCCGCCCTGGCCGTCGTCATGGGCGATGGCGTAGTCCAGCGCCTCGATCCGGTCGAAATAGTCGTTGTTCAGCGCATGCTGGGCGCCGACCCGGGTCGAGATCCGCGCGCCCAGATAGCGCGACATGGCGCTGACCACCGGGTCGAGGGCGGCGATGCACGGCATTTCCAGCCGGCGGCAGCCTTCCTCCAGCGCCGCGCGCAGGTTCGGGTCGATGATGGTGTGCATGACCACCCCCGGCGCCCCGGCGATCTCCTCCAGCGCGCGGTCGAGCTGACGGGTGGACCGCACCAGGGCGTAGATGTGCTCGATCGGCAGGATGTCGGTGAAACGGGCGCAGACGGCCCGGGCCATGGCGTTCAGGGTCTCGCCCGTGGAGTCCGACACCAGGTGGATATGGAAGTAGGTGGCGAACCGTGGCGCGGTCCTTTCGCCCTCAGGCGGGCCAGCTTCCTGTGGATCATCCGTTAACGGTTGCTTAACCACTGGCCTGGCCCCTGGGGATGAGCGGGGGTGAATCCCGGCTCGTTACGGTGCGTCGAACTGCCCCTGTGTTAAACGGTCGCGTTGATCGCGGACAATCCCCAGTCTCGGATCGTCTTCACAGCCCGTGCGAATCCGATTCCCCCAAAGCGGGGATGAGCGAACGCTCATGGTTACGGCGCCGTTCACCATCTTAACGTTTCATTAGGAATTTCGAAGCGCTAGCAGGCTATCCCCAAAGTTCACAGGCCCGCGCCCACATGTGGGTCGAGCTTGGATGGTTTTGTGACGGGCAGGTGACAGGTAGCGTCGCGAACGGGTTTTCCCCGTTAGGCACTTGCTCACCATCTCCTACAATCTTCCTTAAAATCTTCTTAAAGAAAGAAGGAAGAAGGGAAGAAGGCCTCCGGGGAGATACGGGCTTGAGCCCACGGGCCTGACGGGATTTAAGGCCTGACATGAGCACGTCCCAAAAGCCCAAGCTCCTTTCCGTCCTGGATGGCCATAAGGCCGAACGCCCGCCCGTCTGGTTCATGCGCCAGGCCGGCCGGTACCTGCCGGAGTATCGGGCGGTC
It encodes:
- a CDS encoding outer-membrane lipoprotein carrier protein LolA, which encodes MNTTTPTRRLILAAAGFGLAAALSGQALAASRPAAAPLTPEEQALVDKATAYIQTLSSAKGRFVQTDSRGAQTQGTFYLQRPGKARFAYDGPGGLLVVSNGSAVNIFNSRLKTFESYPLSRTPLNLLLAREVRLDRGVVITGVRKLADGFTITAVDAKRQTLGRIALNFSNAPALTGWTVTDVKGGETRVRLVDFENTAGLDPKLFVLTDPRRRVGKP
- a CDS encoding exodeoxyribonuclease III, with protein sequence MRLRIATWNVNSVRLRAEQAARFVDEQAPDVLCLQEIKCQEGEFPREAFVAMGLPHIKIMGQKGWHGVAIASRLPFEDVPTLMNCREGHARCVAVKVAGVDIQNFYIPAGGDTPDRIGNPKFDHKLDFYETLTAALKKRDPKAPLIVTGDLNIAPGENDVWSHRQMLKVVSHTPAELEAFDAMIKSLDLLDLPRLATPEPEKLFSWWSYRAADFRKSNRGLRLDHILASPGLRDAAIVDGKVSSKVHDTVREWERPSDHAPVTADLLV
- the dnaQ gene encoding DNA polymerase III subunit epsilon, whose protein sequence is MAREIILDTETTGFDPKTGDRLVEIGCIEVVDFMPTGRSFHEYCDPLRDMPAEAEKVHGLSSAFLTGKPKFHEIADRFLDFVGDSPVIAHNAAFDRQFVNFELEKCGRAPVPESRWVDTLAMAKKRFPGMYNSLDALCKRFKISLDSRDKHGALIDAHLLAEVYLELQGGKERALELTQVVAATAVSAARAGSYGARPRPLAPRSTEEERQIHAAFVRKNLKDKAVWIQFGVGVVVAEG
- the coaE gene encoding dephospho-CoA kinase (Dephospho-CoA kinase (CoaE) performs the final step in coenzyme A biosynthesis.), coding for MIVVGLTGSIGMGKSTTAQMFIAEGVPVYDSDAAVHALYASGGAAVAPVEAAFPGVVVDGAIDRARLSAAVMGDSEALAVLESIVHPLVGAHRIGFFDDARAQGADIVVLDIPLLYETGGETKVDKVVVVSAPADLQRQRVLARPGMDPAKFEAILARQTPDAEKRARADFVIDTGRGLEAARDQVRDILTRLRAPASLEDDGEAAH
- the aroE gene encoding shikimate dehydrogenase, coding for MSVTGAAVVAGVCGQPIRHSMSPVIHNAWIAAAGLNAAYVPFAPGEDNFEAFVEGLRGGAIRGLNVTIPFKEQALACADRCSDLAKLAGAANLLVFEADGTITADNTDGPGLLDAIAVQAPGFDLTVSSVVVLGAGGAARGAAAALALAGAPRVSIVNRTFARAEAIARSIGGVVEAASDDELDVLLAQAGLVINATSLGLGGGPGPAARLELTPETAVVVDMVYKPLRTEFLRRAEAAGRRTVDGLEMLLRQAVPSFEAFFGSAPPAGVDVRALALAQLGEAAR
- a CDS encoding Maf family protein; the encoded protein is MTGSSRPPVTLASKSAARQAILRNAGVTFEAVGSGVDEDAAKAGLLAEGASPREVADALAELKAFKVSTKRPGLVIGSDQTLDLDGVLYDKVDTIEAARERLVQLRGKVHKLHSAVVVARDGQPIWRVVETTKLSVRSFSDAWLDGYLERNAPDILSSVGCYFLEGEGVQMFDRIDGDYFAILGLPVVGLFDFLRLHGALES
- a CDS encoding pyruvate, water dikinase regulatory protein, giving the protein MVKQPLTDDPQEAGPPEGERTAPRFATYFHIHLVSDSTGETLNAMARAVCARFTDILPIEHIYALVRSTRQLDRALEEIAGAPGVVMHTIIDPNLRAALEEGCRRLEMPCIAALDPVVSAMSRYLGARISTRVGAQHALNNDYFDRIEALDYAIAHDDGQGGQDLTQADVILVGVSRTSKTPTCIYLAHRGVRAANVPLVPGRPPPDELFTLKNTLIVGLMTSPERLIQIRRNRLLSLKENRESDYIDTDAVRQEIIAARRLFERQGWPIIDVTRRSVEETAAAIINLLSGGRGQVEVLG